The following nucleotide sequence is from Thunnus albacares chromosome 15, fThuAlb1.1, whole genome shotgun sequence.
taggtcataaatccctCCCCCATGTCCCATTTTAAaagatgggacatgagccaaactactaaatcaaagtacacatcaaataCATTTGCCCTGAAGATAGTATTTGTCATTTTAGGTGGTTTTTAGGTGgtgttcatttttctttcatctggctaaacaaaatcaaactgctgATGAAGGCAGAGGGCATTGCTCTGTGTTCACGGTGTCCTATGAAAATGACGATAATGACGGTAATGGTAAATGGTCGGTGGTATTGATACCATCAGTGTATAGTAGCAATGGTAAACCGGTACATCTCTGAGTAGCTGAACACTAAAATATGTCAGGTAGAAATGTGCATGAGCGAAAGGGCACGATGAAACATTTCCATGGAAATAGACGATCATGTCTTCGAACTTTTGACAGGATATGAAACCAGTGAAACCTCatgaaaatgctgctttctgTGAGCAAATAATGTCGTCAAGATTCTGTGTTTCTAATACTTTGCTTCCCAGAAACGCTCACctaatgtttcactttttaacaactttttttaaattttttttacaaaactaAGTGTTGTCCAAAGCGCACGTGGTAGACAGGTGTGTAGAAAAGTAAAATCATGGATAAGAAAGTGCTGATTTCCTGCACTTTACTACATTTATTGATAATGTTTTCATTGAAAACTTCTGGCAGGCATCAAagaaaagtttcattttatataaaaagcttcattttcatTAAACTTACTTCACTAGCTAGATTCATAAGATACTAACGGCGggtttacaataataaaaataatgacacaagtttaaaaaataaagacgTCTTAAACACTTGTAAAACACTCGTAATGGACTCCAGTTTTCATACTTATCGATTTCATGAAGCACTTTAAGATATGACGACAGTGAAGTTGGGTTTCGGTTTCGCAAATTCGAAACACAGGAATATCTGGAATGTTGATAATGAAGATTTAAGAGTAATGACACACACTTTCTTGACGGAGATTTCCTCAGTAGAAAggcaaaataataaattcaattGAGTATTATTAAGATTATACTAATAATCATACTAAAATAGTAGAGTCTCAAAATAAGCAAGTTACAGTTTTCAGAAGAACGTCTTGTATCTTATTTgtaactaaaatgtgtttttaattgttacCCTTTGGAAAAACATCCCTTCTATGTTAGTTTTAAACTTAAAAAGGCATCTGAATTCCTGATGTACAGTTCTTGTGGTGTGTATTGATAGCGGCACTTCAACAACGGACAGAATAACGTCACAACCAATTGCATAATATCATTCGTTTTCAGGAAGTTGGCATTGCGGCATCACCCTGATAAGAACCCAGGTAACCCAGAAGCTGCTGAGAAATTCAAGGAAATCAACAACGCCAACGCCACCCTCAGCGACGAGAACAAGCGGAAGATCTACGACGAGTATGGATCCTTGGGACTCTATGTGGCGGATCAGTTCGGGGAGGAGAGCGTCAAATATTACTTCCTCATGTCCAAGTGCTGGTTCAAGGTGAGAGGCATGATGGGAAGCGGGATTGTGTGGTTAAGAGTGATGTGGTTTCGCAAGAAGTGAAAACTGATTGAAACGTATTTAAAGCCAGGATTTGAATTTGAAGATGTATTAAATTCTTAAATATACTGACACTCATTCTTTTCTGTTTAGGCCCTCATTGTGTGCTGCAGTATtttcacctgctgctgctgtttctgctgctgctgtttctgctgcgGGAAGTGTAAGGCGCCAGAAGACGAGGATTTCGTCTATATGGATCCGGACGACCTGGAGGCGGAaatcagagagcaggaagcAGGTGAGTGACTTTGTTCTAGAGTAGAGTCGAGTAAAGGAAGGCAAATATCAGCAACATTTTACTTGAAGTCCCCCTATTTATTGTAGCTTTTATAAGCAAACCGTTAATAAATAGTTTGTAACAAACTATAATGCAGTTCTAAtcagatataaggacattttaaagtatttgtcAGCAATTGTAAGTTCTCctagacatattttatattattaccactatgttttaatatattgtcattaattatctgtttatacaccagcctgTAAGTATAGgtgcccacaggaggagttatagttgttgacaaatacattaataaacacttatatctgctaacaaatacattatagtgtgttataaaccgtctattaaatatttatatactacttataaatgctaaatagtgGGACGTaagttaaacaggtaacagtaAACTCACTAAAACAACATCATAATGACCTGATCATAAATCAGTAATATTCTGTCGGTTGTGTTTATTGTGAATACTTGctttaatgaaatatgaaagtGTTTAAGGCgtaaaaagaaacacaaaacaagcaaacgTCTGAAGTGGAAAAACTAAAACAGTCTGAAAACTGAGCTCAAAAGAACCTTTAATGAAAACCAGTAAACTGCACACAACGTCTTCATGTTTACCAGTCTGGAtagtttgtgttcatttttgtgaatcattttacattaaagccaaaagagaaaaaaagcttcATCAGTTTGTATTTCACTGATACATTTTGATCTGCCACTTCCTGCGGAGAGATGAAAGTCGTCACATGACAGCAGAATTTCATTTTTGCAAATTGGATGCGTCCAGTGTCTAAAATGGGAAGCATGTTGTGCTTTTAGcagccccagtttgttattTAGGCGGACAATACGGATGTAcaatactgtgcaaaagtttttaggcatttatgaaaaaaagctgtaaagcaacgatgctttcaaaaataatgccatgattttttttatcgaTCAATTATgtcatacaaagttcagtaaacagaagaaaccttaATTAAATCagtatttgctgtgagcagctttgccttttaaacatcagcagttctcctcggtacacctgcacacggcaggtcggttgttcctccatcttggagaagttgccacagttcttctgtggattttggcgtctcagctgcttctttcACTTCATgtgatcccagactgactccatgatgttgagatcaggactgtgtggggGCCAATTAACCATCTGTagcaggactccttgttcttcttgtcaaTGAAGATACTTCTTTATGAccctggctgtatgtttggggtcattgtcaagctgcagaataaatttgacAATCCTCTGATGAAAtataaacatctaaagtgccaTAAAGCCTTTGCacagtattgtgtgtatatatatattcttaactaaattaaatgtcaaCTGTTTATTGTTTAGCAAATGGAAAAAACACTATGCTTGACAGTGGATAAAGAGGGACATGAAACAGAAGTTGTCAGTTGCGTGAACGGCAGCTTATTATCAGAATTTTTAGGGTTTGCGTTTGttgaagaaataattaaaatagaGATGTGGTCTGTTCAATCATCAAAGTAGGAGGTTTATTAAgtgctcagagagagagagagagagagagagagagagtatttGCATGTCTCAGGCGTCCACCTTGAGCGTGTTAAAG
It contains:
- the dnajc5gb gene encoding dnaJ (Hsp40) homolog, subfamily C, member 5 gamma b isoform X2, with the translated sequence MEDPNRPQRKMSTAGDSLYEVLGLEKGASQEEIKKAYRKLALRHHPDKNPGNPEAAEKFKEINNANATLSDENKRKIYDEYGSLGLYVADQFGEESVKYYFLMSKCWFKALIVCCSIFTCCCCFCCCCFCCGKCKAPEDEDFVYMDPDDLEAEIREQEAGESVPIMIQPHATNGTSGPAVVPLPEK
- the dnajc5gb gene encoding dnaJ (Hsp40) homolog, subfamily C, member 5 gamma b isoform X1: MEDPNRPQRKMSTAGDSLYEVLGLEKGASQEEIKKAYRKLALRHHPDKNPGNPEAAEKFKEINNANATLSDENKRKIYDEYGSLGLYVADQFGEESVKYYFLMSKCWFKALIVCCSIFTCCCCFCCCCFCCGKCKAPEDEDFVYMDPDDLEAEIREQEAEGNDVKTIQPGATAANDTSGGVVTSPGESVPIMIQPHATNGTSGPAVVPLPEK